A single region of the Streptomyces caelestis genome encodes:
- a CDS encoding maleylpyruvate isomerase family mycothiol-dependent enzyme translates to MPPAKKRTRSYDPVKIRTAVLAQFGNVRQAVRTLGPEQLARPTRLGDWTVRELAAHVIMAVESVSRNLDREEPAKAELALLDWPFATAARAAAIADDTRRLAEAHPDLDALYAGTAERLTEKLADAPGTRLLATLPPARDGARAGGTPMGAITLADYLVTRTVELVVHTDDLNAAVPGLDIPYDRQALAACTRLLADALAAKAPGGSTEVRVPPYAVVQCVEGPRHTRGTPPNVVETDPLTWIRLATGRLAWGQAREDARVSASGERADLSPYLPLMA, encoded by the coding sequence ATGCCCCCGGCCAAGAAGCGCACCCGCAGCTACGACCCCGTCAAGATCCGCACGGCTGTGCTCGCCCAGTTCGGGAACGTACGGCAGGCCGTCCGCACCCTCGGCCCCGAACAGCTGGCGCGTCCGACGCGGCTCGGGGACTGGACGGTCAGGGAGCTGGCGGCGCACGTGATCATGGCCGTGGAGAGCGTCAGCCGCAACCTCGACCGTGAGGAGCCGGCGAAGGCGGAGCTCGCCCTCCTCGACTGGCCCTTCGCCACGGCCGCCCGCGCCGCCGCCATCGCCGACGACACCCGGCGGCTCGCCGAGGCCCACCCCGACCTCGACGCCCTCTACGCCGGCACCGCGGAACGCCTCACCGAGAAGCTGGCGGACGCCCCCGGCACCCGCCTGCTCGCCACCCTCCCCCCTGCTCGCGACGGCGCTCGAGCAGGGGGGACCCCCATGGGTGCCATCACCCTCGCCGACTACCTGGTCACCCGCACCGTCGAACTCGTCGTCCACACCGACGACCTCAACGCCGCCGTCCCCGGCCTGGACATCCCCTACGACCGTCAGGCCCTCGCCGCCTGCACCCGGCTGCTCGCCGACGCGCTGGCCGCGAAGGCACCCGGCGGCTCGACGGAGGTGCGGGTTCCGCCGTACGCGGTGGTGCAGTGCGTGGAGGGCCCGAGGCACACCCGGGGCACCCCGCCCAACGTCGTCGAGACGGACCCGCTGACCTGGATCCGGCTGGCGACCGGGCGGCTGGCCTGGGGGCAGGCGCGCGAGGACGCCCGCGTGAGCGCCAGTGGAGAGCGGGCGGATCTGTCGCCCTACCTGCCGCTGATGGCGTGA
- a CDS encoding ArsR/SmtB family transcription factor has product MELEQRVADLERRLAALEGAQRPGPLLDGSDFWALNGLKEQLSELGAADGGVLYTGSVRLPTGEQYEWQTGALTEGLLEDDWAPVAESFAALGHPVRLRLLREILGGRRTAAELTELDEVGTTGQIYHHLRQLTGTGWLHTTGRGRYEVPPARVVPLLVAVATARP; this is encoded by the coding sequence ATGGAACTCGAACAACGCGTCGCCGACCTGGAGCGCCGTCTCGCGGCACTGGAAGGCGCCCAGCGCCCCGGACCCCTCCTCGACGGCAGCGACTTCTGGGCCCTGAACGGGCTGAAGGAGCAACTGTCCGAGCTGGGAGCCGCCGACGGAGGCGTCCTCTACACCGGCTCCGTACGCCTGCCGACGGGCGAGCAGTACGAGTGGCAGACGGGGGCTCTGACGGAGGGGCTGCTGGAGGACGACTGGGCACCGGTCGCCGAGTCGTTCGCGGCGCTCGGCCACCCGGTCCGGCTCCGGCTGCTCCGCGAGATCCTCGGCGGCCGGCGCACCGCGGCGGAACTCACCGAGCTGGACGAGGTCGGCACGACCGGCCAGATCTACCACCACCTGCGCCAGCTGACCGGAACCGGCTGGCTGCACACGACAGGCCGGGGCCGCTACGAGGTGCCGCCGGCGCGGGTCGTACCGCTGCTGGTGGCGGTGGCGACGGCACGCCCGTGA